TAAATCAATAAAAAATGAGATTTTAGAATAAGGAGGAACAAAGCAATGGCTAACATTTATAAAGGTACATTAGGACTGATCGGAAACACACCTCTTGTTGAGGTTACGAACATTGAAAAAGAATTAGGACTGAAAGCAAGAGTTTTAGTGAAGCTTGAATATTTTAATCCGGCAGGAAGTGTTAAGGATAGAATTGCAAAAGCGATGATTGAGGATGCTGAGAAGAAAGGAATTTTAAAAGAAGGTTCCGTAATCATTGAGCCGACATCCGGTAACACAGGAATCGGTCTTGCCTCTATCGCAGCAGCAAAAGGATACAGAATCATTCTTACAATGCCAGAGACAATGAGTGTTGAGCGAAGAAATATTTTAAAAGCTTACGGTGCTGAGATTGTTCTTACAAGTGGAGCGAAAGGAATGAAGGGTGCTATCGCAAAGGCAAATGAACTTGCTGAAGAGATTTCAGACAGCTTTATTCCAGGACAGTTTGTAAATCCTGCCAATCCTGCAATCCATAAAGCAACAACTGGTCCTGAGATTTGGAACGATACGGACGGAGAAGTTGATATCTTTATCGCAGGTGTTGGTACAGGCGGAACTTTAACGGGTACAGGACAGTACTTAAAAGAGCAGAAACCAGAAGTTAAGATTGTTGCATTAGAGCCGGACAGCTCACCGGTTTTATCAGAAGGTAAGGCAGGTCCACATAAGATTCAGGGTATCGGAGCAGGGTTTGTACCGGATGTATTAGACACAAAGGTTTACGATGAAATCTTTAGAGCAGAGAATGATGATGCCTTTGAAACAGCAAAACTTTTAGCAAAGAAAGAAGGAATTTTAGTTGGTATTTCTTCAGGAGCATCTTTACATGCAGCGATTGAATATGCGAAGAAGCCGGAGAATGAAGGTAAGACAATCGTAGCACTTCTTCCGGATACAGGAGACAGATATTACTCTACAGCATTATTTACTGAATAATTTATAGAAAAGAAAGGTGACAATCAATGAATCTTTCGAAGAAAAGCAGGTATGGGATTACCGCATTGATTGATCTGGCAGTATATGCCAGAAATCAATGTGTACAATTAAGTAGTATCGCAGAACGCAATAAGATATCTGTAAAGTATCTGGAACAGATTTTTTCCGGTTTAAGAAGAGCAGGGCTGGTAAAAAGTATAAAGGGACCACAGGGCGGTTATCTTTTAGCTAAAAGTCCGGAAAGCATTACCGTAGCAGATGTGATCTATGCGTTAGATGGAAGCTATCTTCTGGAAGATGAAAGAAGCGTGGTAAGTGGAGCAGATGAAAAGGGAATATCGACAGCGATACAGAAACTTCTGATCGAGCAGATGAATGATCAGACAGATAAGTTATTAAAACAGTTAACATTAAAAACACTGGTGGATTCTTCTTTGGAGTACAGTCAGAGTGGACAGGAAATGTATTACATTTAGATTAGAATCAGATTTTTAGATTAGTTAGATTAGATAAATTAGATAGATAAAATCAGATAAGAATTTTAGATACTCAAGAGGGTAGACATGAAGACAAAGAGATTAGAGACAGATGTGTTAATCATCGGTGGAGGAACAGCAGGCTGCTTTGCTGCCTATACTTTGGGAAAAGAAGCAGGGGTAAGTGTTCTCATAGCGGAAAAAGCGAATATTAAGAGAAGCGGCTGTCTGGCAGCTGGTGTTAACGCCTTAAATGCCTATATTACGGAGGGGCATGTGCCTCAGGACTATGTGGATTATGCGAAAAAGGATGCGCATGGAATTGTCAGAGAGGACTTGCTTTTATCTATGTCCGAGCGACTGAATCATGTAACGAAAGTTCTCGATGATCTGGGACTGGTTATTCTGAAAGATGAGAATGGAAAATACGTTGCAAGAGGGAATCGAAATATAAAGATTAACGGTGAGAATATTAAGCCTCTCTTAGCCGAAGCGGCAATGGCGCAGGAGAATGTTACTGTGCTTGAGAGGGTGAATATCACAGATTATATAATAGAAGAGAATGAAGTAAAAGGAGCCTGGGGCTTTAATATAGAAGAGAATGTTTTCTATGATATCCGAGCAAAAGCTATTCTTTGTGCGACTGGCGGAGCAGCAGGGCTTTACCGTCCGAATAATCCCGGATTTTCAAGACATAAAATGTGGTATTCCCCATTTAATACTGGAGCTGGATTTGCAATGGGAATTTTAGCCGGAGCGGAAATGACAACTTTTGAAATGCGGTTTATTGCTCTTAGATGTAAAGATACGATTGCACCGGTCGGAACGATCGCACAGGGAGTTGGAGCAAAGCAGATGAATGCTCATGGCGAGATTTATGAGACAAAGTATGGTCTTACAACTTCTCAACGTTTATATGGAACTGTAACAGAGAACAGAGAAGGACGAGGTCCTTGTTATTTAAAAACGGATGAGATCAGTGCAGCGCAGGAACAGGATTTATATAGAGCCTACCTTAACATGGCACCGAGCCAGACTTTGAAATGGCTGGAAGGTTCGAGAGGTCCGGCAAGTGAAAATGTTGAGATTGAAGGTACAGAACCTTACATCGTCGGCGGTCATACTGCAAGCGGCTATTGGGTAGATAATGGCAGACGAACAACAGTGAAAGGTTTATTTGCAGCAGGCGATGTTGCAGGAGGCTGTCCACAGAAATATGTAACCGGGGCATTAGCAGAAGGTGAGATTGCAGCAGAATCCATGATAGAGTATGTAAAAGCTTTAAAAGAAAAGAACAAAGCGGTTAAGGAAGATGCTGCTGTACATAAAACAGAAACAATGATAGATACTGCTGCTGCATTAAAGAAAAAAGAGTATGAATCTCATTTAATCGCACAAGAAAATGACAGCGAAGATACATTTTTCATTACGGCAGAGCAGCTTGAAGAAGCTATGCAGAAGGTTATGGATCAGTATGCCGGAGGAATTGCTACAGATTATCAGTACAATGAAGAAAGACTGGTAATCGGCAAAAAGCGAATTGGTGAGCTTCTTGGAATGGTTGATGAACTTAAAGCAAAAGATATGTTTGAGTTAAAAGATATCTACGAAGTAAGAGAAAGGTTGATCGTGTGCCAGACTTTAATTGAACATTTACGGGCAAGAAAAGAGACAAGGTGGCACAGTTTCGGAGAGAATACCGATTATCCGGAAGAAAGCAGCAAGTGGCTTAAATATGTGAATTCAAAAAGAAAGCCAGATGGCGAGACAGAAATCATTTTCAGAGAACTGGTGACAGGAGGAAAGGTATATGAGTGTACGGATTTTACAGAATAAATGTGTGGGATGCGGAAGATGCCTTTCTGTCTGTCCCGGAAATCTCTTAAAAAAAGGTGAGGATGGCAAAGTACATATCCGCAATATCAGAGACTGCTGGGGATGTACCGCCTGTTTAAAAGAATGTCACACCGGAGCGATTTTATATTTTCTTGGTGCCGACATGGGAGGCATGGGATCCATGCTTTCTGTAAAAGAAAAAGGTGATGTTCGTGTGTGGAGGGTTGACAGCCCGGACGGACAGACAAAGACCATTGAGATTAACATGAAGGATTCTAATAAATATTAGTATAGAAAACATTTATAAAAAGGAGGAAATGAGATGGGAACATTATCACATCTTGATGAACTGGAAGCAGAAGCAATATACATAATGAGAGAAGTGGCAGCAGAATGTGAGAAGCCAGTTATGCTGTATTCGATCGGAAAGGATAGTTCCGTAATGCTGCATCTGGCAATGAAAGCCTTTTACCCGGAAAAACCGCCGTTCCCATTTATGCATATCGATACAACATGGAAATTCAAAGAAATGATCGAATTTAGAGATAAGATTGCAAAAGAAAAAGGAATTGACATGATTGTATACACGAATGAAGAAGGTGTAAAACAGGGAATTAATCCATTTGATCATGGTTCAGCCTACACAGATATCATGAAGACACAGGCATTAAAACAGGCACTCACAAAATACGGATTTACCGCAGCATTTGGCGGCGGCCGTCGTGATGAAGAAAAATCAAGAGCCAAAGAGAGAATTTTCTCCTTTAGAAATAAAGAACAGGCATGGGATCCTAAGAACCAGCGCCCGGAAGTGTGGAAGTTATATAATACACAGATTAAGCAGGGCGAAAGTATTCGAGTATTCCCGATTTCTAACTGGACAGAGAAAGATATCTGGCAGTATATCAAACGTGAAAATATTGAAATCGTGCCACTTTATTATGCAGCTGAACGTCCGGTAGTAGAGCGTGACGGCAATATTATCATGGTAGATGATGACAGAATGAAGCTTCGTCCAGGTGAAAAGATTGAACATAAGAGCGTAAGATTCCGTACTCTTGGATGTTACCCGTTAACAGGTGGTATTGAATCTACAGCGCATACATTAGACGAGATTATTGATGAGACACTTAGCGCAGTAGATTCCGAGAGAACCAGTCGTGTTATTGACCATGACGGCGGAGCAGCCAGCATGGAAAGAAGAAAGAAAGAGGGGTACTTCTAAGATGAAAGGATTATTAAAATTTATTACATGCGGAAGCGTGGATGACGGAAAATCAACATTGATCGGACATATCCTGTATGATTCCAAGCTTCTTTATACAGATCAGGAAAAAGCACTTGAACTTGACTCAAAAGTGGGAAGTCGTGGTGGAAAAATAGACTATTCTTTACTGCTTGATGGATTAATGGCAGAAAGAGAACAGGGTATCACAATTGATGTAGCTTACAGATATTTTACGACAGATAATCGAAGCTTCATCGTAGCAGATACTCCAGGACATGAAGAATATACAAGAAACATGGCAGTAGGTGCATCTTTTGCAGACTTAGCCGTTATTCTTCTTGATGCAACGCAGGGTGTGCTCGTACAGACAAGACGTCACGCAAGAATCTGTGCATTAATGGGAATTAAATATTTTATTTTTGCTGTAAACAAGATGGATCTTGCGAAATACAGTGAAGAGAGATTCCGTGAAATTGAAAAACAGATTGAAGCATTAAAAGCAGAACTTGGACTGGAAAATGTATATATCGTTCCGGTATCCGCTACAGAAGGTGATAACGTAACAAAAGCGTCTGACAACATGAACTGGTATGAAGGAAAACCAATCCTCTCTATTTTAGAGCAGGTTGATATTGATGAGAATCAGGAAGAAGGTTTCTATCTTCCGGTACAGAGAGTATGTCGTCCAAATCATCAGTTCCGCGGATTCCAAGGACAGATTGAAAGTGGAAGCATCAAGGTAGGCGATGAAATTACTGCATTGCCAAGTATGGAAAAAGCACACGTTAAGTCCATTCACGTAACAGACAAAGAGGTACAATCTGCAGAAAAAGGACAGCCAGTAACGATTCAGCTTGACAGAGAAGTAGATGTATCAAGAGGGTGTGTATTATCCGCAGGTGCAGGAGAAAAAGTAACTTCTTCCGTAGAAGCAACGTTGCTTTGGATGGATGATGATAAACTGGAAAGTGGAAAAAATTATTTTGTAAAATTAGGAACCAGATTAGTACCTGGTATCGTTTCAAAAATCCTTTACTCTATCGATGTAAATACAGGCGAACAGAAACCAGCCGATTCTTTAGGAAAGAATGAGATTGCAGAATGTGAGATTACATTTGTCGATCGTGTTGTGGCTGATGAGTTTAGCAAACATAAGACATTAGGAGAATTAATCCTGATCGACCGAGTAACAAACATGACTTCTGCCTGCGGTGTTGTAACGGAAGTAAAAGAAGATGGCCAGGAAGCAGGAAAGAAAGCAGATCAGCTTCGTGCTGTAATTAAAGGACAAAGAGCAGCAACAATTCCATTTGATCTTTCAGATGAGAATATCACAAGAAGCTTTGTAGAACAGGTAGAAAAAGAACTGACATTAGGTGGAAGACATACATACCTCTATGCACCAAAGGATGATGAGCCGGTAGGACTTGTCGTAAGACACTTAAACAGAGCTGGTATTATCGTATTACTTGTTCTGAACAAAGACTTAAAAAATAAAGAAGAAATAAAAGGCTCCTTAGCAAAATACAGCAAGTATATCAAGCACTGGGAAGAAGGAGAAAAAGGAGATGTGGACAGTACAGTACAGACAATCCGTAAACTTACAGAATATGCGGAAGATGTCTACGGTGTTGCGAGCCATATCTAAAAGGAGAGACGAAAATGAAGTTTAATACAAAGCTTCTTCATGGCAAAGCAGGAAGAAATACGCTGGATGGAGCAACGCTTCCGGGAATCAGTCAGGTAAGTGCTTTTTATTATGATTCTGCAGAGCATCTTGAAAAAGTATTTGGAAACAAAGCACCAGGATTTGCCTATACAAGAATCGGTAATCCGACAGTTGCAGCATTTGAACAGAGAATCAATGAAGTGGAAGGAGGTACAGGCGCTGTTGCCTGTGCTTCCGGAATGGCAGCCATCACCGTAGCACTGTTAAATGTATTAAGTGCTGGAGATGAAATCATTGCAGGAAGCGGATTATTCGGAGGAACCATCGACTTATTCAAGGATTTAGAAGCGTTTGGTATTACGACACATTTCATTCCACATATTACCGTGGAAGACATCAAACCGGTTTTAAATCAAAACATCAAAGCAGTTTTTGGAGAGATTATAGGTAATCCGGGGCTTGATGTTGTAAATATTAAAGAAGTATCTGATTTCCTTCATGAAAATGGCGTACCATTTATTGTGGATGCAACGACAGCGACCCCTTATCTTATAAATGCATTAGCAGCCGGAGCCGATATTGTCATACATTCCAGTTCCAAATATATCAATGGAAGCGGAAATGCAATCAGTGGAATTATTGTGGACGGTGGAAAGTTTCAATGGGATAAAGAGAGATATCCTGCGATGAAAGAATATAGCAAATACGGAAAGTTTGCCTACACAGCAAGACTTCGAAACGATGTGTGGAGAAATATGGGTGGGTGTCTCGCGCCAATGAACGCTTACCTTAATATTTTAGGGCTTGAAACACTTGGTATTCGAATGAAAGCACTTTGT
This Anaerobutyricum hallii DNA region includes the following protein-coding sequences:
- the cysK gene encoding cysteine synthase A; translated protein: MANIYKGTLGLIGNTPLVEVTNIEKELGLKARVLVKLEYFNPAGSVKDRIAKAMIEDAEKKGILKEGSVIIEPTSGNTGIGLASIAAAKGYRIILTMPETMSVERRNILKAYGAEIVLTSGAKGMKGAIAKANELAEEISDSFIPGQFVNPANPAIHKATTGPEIWNDTDGEVDIFIAGVGTGGTLTGTGQYLKEQKPEVKIVALEPDSSPVLSEGKAGPHKIQGIGAGFVPDVLDTKVYDEIFRAENDDAFETAKLLAKKEGILVGISSGASLHAAIEYAKKPENEGKTIVALLPDTGDRYYSTALFTE
- a CDS encoding RrF2 family transcriptional regulator — translated: MNLSKKSRYGITALIDLAVYARNQCVQLSSIAERNKISVKYLEQIFSGLRRAGLVKSIKGPQGGYLLAKSPESITVADVIYALDGSYLLEDERSVVSGADEKGISTAIQKLLIEQMNDQTDKLLKQLTLKTLVDSSLEYSQSGQEMYYI
- a CDS encoding adenylyl-sulfate reductase subunit alpha, with amino-acid sequence MKTKRLETDVLIIGGGTAGCFAAYTLGKEAGVSVLIAEKANIKRSGCLAAGVNALNAYITEGHVPQDYVDYAKKDAHGIVREDLLLSMSERLNHVTKVLDDLGLVILKDENGKYVARGNRNIKINGENIKPLLAEAAMAQENVTVLERVNITDYIIEENEVKGAWGFNIEENVFYDIRAKAILCATGGAAGLYRPNNPGFSRHKMWYSPFNTGAGFAMGILAGAEMTTFEMRFIALRCKDTIAPVGTIAQGVGAKQMNAHGEIYETKYGLTTSQRLYGTVTENREGRGPCYLKTDEISAAQEQDLYRAYLNMAPSQTLKWLEGSRGPASENVEIEGTEPYIVGGHTASGYWVDNGRRTTVKGLFAAGDVAGGCPQKYVTGALAEGEIAAESMIEYVKALKEKNKAVKEDAAVHKTETMIDTAAALKKKEYESHLIAQENDSEDTFFITAEQLEEAMQKVMDQYAGGIATDYQYNEERLVIGKKRIGELLGMVDELKAKDMFELKDIYEVRERLIVCQTLIEHLRARKETRWHSFGENTDYPEESSKWLKYVNSKRKPDGETEIIFRELVTGGKVYECTDFTE
- a CDS encoding 4Fe-4S dicluster domain-containing protein, encoding MSVRILQNKCVGCGRCLSVCPGNLLKKGEDGKVHIRNIRDCWGCTACLKECHTGAILYFLGADMGGMGSMLSVKEKGDVRVWRVDSPDGQTKTIEINMKDSNKY
- the cysD gene encoding sulfate adenylyltransferase subunit CysD; the encoded protein is MGTLSHLDELEAEAIYIMREVAAECEKPVMLYSIGKDSSVMLHLAMKAFYPEKPPFPFMHIDTTWKFKEMIEFRDKIAKEKGIDMIVYTNEEGVKQGINPFDHGSAYTDIMKTQALKQALTKYGFTAAFGGGRRDEEKSRAKERIFSFRNKEQAWDPKNQRPEVWKLYNTQIKQGESIRVFPISNWTEKDIWQYIKRENIEIVPLYYAAERPVVERDGNIIMVDDDRMKLRPGEKIEHKSVRFRTLGCYPLTGGIESTAHTLDEIIDETLSAVDSERTSRVIDHDGGAASMERRKKEGYF
- a CDS encoding sulfate adenylyltransferase subunit 1, encoding MKGLLKFITCGSVDDGKSTLIGHILYDSKLLYTDQEKALELDSKVGSRGGKIDYSLLLDGLMAEREQGITIDVAYRYFTTDNRSFIVADTPGHEEYTRNMAVGASFADLAVILLDATQGVLVQTRRHARICALMGIKYFIFAVNKMDLAKYSEERFREIEKQIEALKAELGLENVYIVPVSATEGDNVTKASDNMNWYEGKPILSILEQVDIDENQEEGFYLPVQRVCRPNHQFRGFQGQIESGSIKVGDEITALPSMEKAHVKSIHVTDKEVQSAEKGQPVTIQLDREVDVSRGCVLSAGAGEKVTSSVEATLLWMDDDKLESGKNYFVKLGTRLVPGIVSKILYSIDVNTGEQKPADSLGKNEIAECEITFVDRVVADEFSKHKTLGELILIDRVTNMTSACGVVTEVKEDGQEAGKKADQLRAVIKGQRAATIPFDLSDENITRSFVEQVEKELTLGGRHTYLYAPKDDEPVGLVVRHLNRAGIIVLLVLNKDLKNKEEIKGSLAKYSKYIKHWEEGEKGDVDSTVQTIRKLTEYAEDVYGVASHI
- a CDS encoding O-acetylhomoserine aminocarboxypropyltransferase/cysteine synthase family protein, whose product is MKFNTKLLHGKAGRNTLDGATLPGISQVSAFYYDSAEHLEKVFGNKAPGFAYTRIGNPTVAAFEQRINEVEGGTGAVACASGMAAITVALLNVLSAGDEIIAGSGLFGGTIDLFKDLEAFGITTHFIPHITVEDIKPVLNQNIKAVFGEIIGNPGLDVVNIKEVSDFLHENGVPFIVDATTATPYLINALAAGADIVIHSSSKYINGSGNAISGIIVDGGKFQWDKERYPAMKEYSKYGKFAYTARLRNDVWRNMGGCLAPMNAYLNILGLETLGIRMKALCNNALTLAKTLEKLPGITVNYPGLESSPYKTLVDEQFGGLGGAILTIRAGSRENAFKLINSLKYALIATNIGDLRTLVIHPASTIYLHSTQEEQEHAGVYDDTIRISVGLEDVEDLIEDFTQAVKNI